TAGTTATCGGCGTACTGGGGACGCTTTCCTACGTGCGTACCCTCGAAAGCCGAAAACAGAGCACGATCGCCACGGCTCGTGGACTGATCAATGAAGTGGAGTCATTACGCACGGCTGACGATCGCCAGCTCGAGGTTGGAGATACGACCAGGACGCTGCGCGCGGCCGCCCGTGCGATGAGCCTGCTGGATTCGGTGGGCGAGCGCGCGGTGCAGGCGGATATGGCCCTTCGGGCCGCCTACCACGCCCTCCCCGAGTGGCACGATATCGACCTCGGCCGCCAGCGCGTCGACGCGGCTGCCTTCAGTCCCGGGGGCAGTCATCTCATCGTGGCGAGTGGGCGCCGGGAACTCAGTGTGTGGGATACGGCCGAGCGACGCCGCACCCAGCGCTGCCCGTTGATGCTGGGGTCGATGGAGAGCGTGCGCCAGGTGGCTATCAGCTATGATGGGCGAATCCTGGTGTCTGCGCGCTACGATGCCGGCGGGGAGACCGGTGGCACGTCGCTCATCGTACGCTCGGCCACCGGTTGCGAGATCTTGGGGCGTCAGCGGTTTGCGGATCATCCAGAGCGTGTGCGCGTGTCGACGCAAGGGGATCTGATCACCTATCGCACCTCAGCACTACACGTGCTGCATCTGACTCCCGCTGGACTCGAGCTCGCCTCCGCGCCGGGAGGTTGGATTCCTCGCAGCGCATCGCCTTCCCCGGACGGCGAACGCTACGCGGTGGTCGAGCGCCAGAAGGGGGTCAAAGGTGCTTGGCTAAGGGTGCGTAGCGCGGCTACCCATGAGGTGCAATCTGAGTACCCGCTGGCTTCGTCCACGTCTTCGGTCTTTTGGCCTTCGAGCGAGCATGTTGCCGTACAGTTGTTCGATGATCTCTTGCTGCTGCGGGCTAACCCCCTGCGTCTAGTCGTCGTGCTGGACGTGGCGTTGCAAGACAAGGCGGCCATCTCGCCGCAGGTCGATCGCCTCCTGACGGTGGGGGCGATGGACGGGGTGATGAAGATTCGATCCCTGGCGCCACTCACCACCGTCGCCCGCGTCCCCGGGGTGGATGCTGCTGCCGTGGGCTTTGCTGCCGACGGCGCAGAGGTGGCCTATGTGGATAAGACGCGTCGCCGCCTACGCTTCTGGCGCTTCGGCGCACGGGAAGCCATGTTCGCGCCACCATTGCGGGCCAACGCTGAGGACATCGCGTTCGTGGCCGACGGCCGTGGAGGGCACCGTCTGCTGGTGCGCACGCCTGCCGACGTACGAGCGTGGGAGATGCCGCAGCAGGTGACCGCGAACGACCCGTTCGCCAAGACGGAGGGGCGGGTCGTCGATGCCGATCGGCTTGACCGGTGGGACCTGGCGCGCGGCGGTGAGCGGCGGCAGCCCGCCACCAGCGCCGATGAGGTGTTGCTCGTCCACCGCGGCAACGGTGAGCGGCGGCGAGTGGCGGTTGATGGTCAGGTGATCGCAGCGCGCGTGGACGCTGCCGGCACGCGGCTGGCGGTGATCATCGCGAGGGCTAGCACCAGGGGTGGGTCCGAGCGGCGCCTCGACATCCTGCATGCCGTCGAGGGCCACAGGCTCATGACGGCACCGCTGACCACCGTGCTCAATGGCTTCGCTGAGGGATATCTGGAGTTGACCGGTGCCGATCAACTGGCCGTCGTGCTCGATGGCGGTAGTACGGCACGCCTGCTGCGGCTCGACGATCTGCGGGAAGTTGCTCGCGTTTTCCACCCTGGGTTGCGTGAGGTTGTCGCGCTCGAGGATGGCAGGTTTGTGGCCACCTACGGTACTGATGAACTGGTGCGCATCTGGGATGTGGGGAGGAACCAGGAGGTCGCCCGCATCAGCTCTCCATTGCCCCTGCGGCACATGGCGCTGAGTGCGGACGGCCGTTGGCTCGGCGCTGTCGATGAGGGCGGTCGCGCCGTGCTATGGCCGTTGTGGCCCCGGGATCTGATCGCGTTGGCCTGTGATGCCCTGGGCAGTGCCTCGTGCCCATGATGTGACGCCGGGTGCTGTGCGGGCAGGGGCGGGGACGGCAGCGCCACAAGGGTCGACCGCAGCGCAGCGTCCCCCTTTTCCCACTCAAGCGGTACGCGGCGTGAAGCAGCCGTGAAAGCCTAGCGGTAGTATTCGGTCCATGCTGGCGAGCGCCACGGGCCCCTCCGCGAGGCGTGCCGCGTCCAACACGTACACGCCCGAACGGCGTTTGTCCAAGTCGAGGAAGGTGCCGATCAACCACCCCTCGCCAATCCCGCCCTGCGGCACGAAGAGGGGCTCCTCCACGATCCGCCGCTCGCCGAACACGAATCGTTCGACCTCACCGG
The window above is part of the Pseudomonadota bacterium genome. Proteins encoded here:
- a CDS encoding TIR domain-containing protein encodes the protein MEAPKHNQRPAPSGSEEDDAFVSYSRVDGAFVRSLHAGLEARGRRVWVDWDDIAPTESWADRILKSIDNAQVFVFVISPDSLRSTECMRELERAVAGHKRLIPVLHRDPEDGQEVPAALAALNYVFARDAGALDGVCQSVSWAIDTDPEWLRVHTRWLMRAREWEHAGEDAALTLRGRELDTYEGWSAQAADRDPTPSNLQQAFLLASRRAVTRRARTVLTAVAFGLLVIGVLGTLSYVRTLESRKQSTIATARGLINEVESLRTADDRQLEVGDTTRTLRAAARAMSLLDSVGERAVQADMALRAAYHALPEWHDIDLGRQRVDAAAFSPGGSHLIVASGRRELSVWDTAERRRTQRCPLMLGSMESVRQVAISYDGRILVSARYDAGGETGGTSLIVRSATGCEILGRQRFADHPERVRVSTQGDLITYRTSALHVLHLTPAGLELASAPGGWIPRSASPSPDGERYAVVERQKGVKGAWLRVRSAATHEVQSEYPLASSTSSVFWPSSEHVAVQLFDDLLLLRANPLRLVVVLDVALQDKAAISPQVDRLLTVGAMDGVMKIRSLAPLTTVARVPGVDAAAVGFAADGAEVAYVDKTRRRLRFWRFGAREAMFAPPLRANAEDIAFVADGRGGHRLLVRTPADVRAWEMPQQVTANDPFAKTEGRVVDADRLDRWDLARGGERRQPATSADEVLLVHRGNGERRRVAVDGQVIAARVDAAGTRLAVIIARASTRGGSERRLDILHAVEGHRLMTAPLTTVLNGFAEGYLELTGADQLAVVLDGGSTARLLRLDDLREVARVFHPGLREVVALEDGRFVATYGTDELVRIWDVGRNQEVARISSPLPLRHMALSADGRWLGAVDEGGRAVLWPLWPRDLIALACDALGSASCP